A single genomic interval of Sphingobacteriales bacterium harbors:
- a CDS encoding IS982 family transposase yields the protein MQQWVAQHWLSEGKTMPRPRSVPKISESEILTILIFYHYSGYKCFEYYYKALVLNDLKTYFPTAPSYNYFIELIERVALPMAILAKLTCQQAEKTGIYYIDAKALPVCDMLRAKQHKVFAQTASKGKSSMGWFFGFKLHLIVNHKGQIVDFALTTGQVADNSKDLLNKLLEKISGTLFGDKGYLTTLWNNFFEKGLKIITKVKRI from the coding sequence ATGCAACAATGGGTTGCTCAGCATTGGCTTAGCGAAGGTAAAACAATGCCACGGCCTCGTAGTGTGCCCAAAATTTCGGAAAGTGAGATACTTACGATTCTGATTTTCTACCACTATTCGGGCTATAAATGTTTTGAATATTACTATAAAGCATTGGTTTTGAATGACTTAAAGACCTATTTTCCTACTGCCCCATCCTACAACTATTTTATAGAGTTAATAGAACGGGTTGCTCTTCCTATGGCGATTTTAGCCAAATTAACCTGCCAGCAAGCAGAAAAAACAGGAATTTATTACATAGATGCCAAAGCGCTACCTGTTTGTGACATGCTGCGAGCCAAGCAACATAAAGTTTTTGCTCAAACCGCCTCGAAAGGAAAATCTTCTATGGGGTGGTTTTTCGGCTTTAAGCTCCACCTGATAGTCAATCACAAAGGACAAATCGTGGACTTTGCTTTGACTACAGGACAGGTGGCAGACAATAGTAAAGACCTCTTAAACAAGCTATTAGAGAAAATATCAGGCACATTGTTTGGCGATAAAGGCTATTTGACTACCTTATGGAACAACTTTTTTGAAAAAGGACTAAAAATAATTACCAAGGTCAAAAGAATATGA
- a CDS encoding transposase family protein has translation MKWQDIENSSPSEFKRLVGVGKDLFKEMTDEALRLAPQSTHKVTGAKRGPKPKLSMENQVLMLLMYYREYRTYLHIAKTFGVSEAQCWRIITGLEKTLLKSGLFHLKGKKRLLSEDSFEVVLIDVAESPIERPKKSKENIIQGKRKGIP, from the coding sequence ATGAAATGGCAAGATATAGAAAATAGTTCACCGAGCGAATTTAAGCGTTTAGTAGGTGTCGGTAAAGATTTGTTTAAGGAAATGACTGATGAGGCGCTACGCTTAGCTCCCCAGTCTACTCATAAAGTTACAGGGGCTAAACGCGGTCCGAAGCCAAAATTGAGTATGGAAAATCAAGTATTAATGCTCTTGATGTACTATAGAGAGTACCGAACCTATTTACACATTGCCAAGACATTTGGAGTTAGCGAAGCGCAGTGTTGGCGTATTATTACCGGCCTAGAAAAGACCTTACTTAAAAGTGGGTTGTTTCATCTGAAAGGCAAAAAACGCTTGCTAAGCGAAGATAGCTTTGAGGTTGTCTTGATAGATGTAGCAGAAAGCCCTATTGAGCGACCAAAAAAAAGCAAAGAAAATATTATTCAGGGAAAAAGAAAAGGCATACCATAA
- a CDS encoding IS1380 family transposase, with the protein MKFDISFTNKEITPWGGMVFLRQMLSKIGFGEQVSSCSALPTQNSNRGHSLGVLIEAFITSIWCGANRFMHTELTRNDKTLARIFNWRTVPGQDAYKRYFGKFTQSTNQKVGRHFFSWFFKHLNIDYFTLDIDSTIMTRYGKQEGAKKGYNPKKKDRLSHHPIIAFVNEVKMVANFWLRSGDSSSANNFVGFLAETLSNFGDKTVGLIRLDSGFCQKEVLDYLEQNTLDYIVAAKFTHPIQHLIDSHQAWVSVDDGIEICSKTYKACNWEQERRIVIVRQKIQQRPNAPGKILSLFPENELHRSYRYSAYFTNLKHSATDIWRSYRARGDAENRIKELKNDFGAESFNLKGFFATEAALIFVMIAYNLMSLFRFFVLQEKTQKTLSTLRYRVFAIGAYFEKVNGILKLKIALTKKRRKWFAALWDYPIDFNPKNPIA; encoded by the coding sequence ATGAAATTCGATATATCCTTTACCAACAAAGAGATTACGCCTTGGGGTGGCATGGTATTTTTGCGGCAAATGTTGTCAAAAATTGGCTTTGGCGAGCAAGTTTCAAGTTGTAGTGCTTTACCGACCCAGAATTCAAATCGGGGTCATAGTTTAGGGGTGCTGATAGAGGCATTTATAACAAGTATATGGTGCGGAGCCAACCGCTTTATGCACACCGAACTTACCCGCAATGATAAAACACTGGCAAGAATATTCAACTGGAGAACAGTTCCGGGGCAAGATGCCTATAAGCGGTATTTTGGCAAATTTACCCAATCAACCAATCAAAAAGTTGGGAGACATTTTTTTAGTTGGTTTTTCAAGCACTTGAATATTGACTATTTTACCTTAGATATTGATTCTACGATTATGACCCGTTATGGCAAACAGGAAGGTGCAAAAAAAGGCTATAATCCGAAGAAAAAAGACAGGTTAAGCCACCACCCAATTATTGCCTTTGTAAACGAGGTAAAAATGGTAGCCAATTTTTGGCTACGGAGCGGCGACAGTAGTTCGGCGAATAATTTTGTAGGTTTTTTGGCTGAAACATTATCTAATTTTGGAGATAAAACCGTAGGACTAATACGTTTAGACAGTGGGTTCTGTCAAAAAGAAGTACTAGATTATTTAGAACAAAACACCTTAGATTACATCGTTGCCGCCAAGTTTACCCACCCAATACAACACCTCATAGACAGCCACCAGGCGTGGGTTTCGGTAGATGACGGCATAGAAATATGCAGCAAAACCTACAAAGCTTGTAACTGGGAACAGGAAAGAAGAATAGTCATTGTGAGGCAAAAAATTCAGCAAAGACCTAATGCACCCGGAAAAATACTTTCGCTGTTTCCCGAAAACGAACTGCATAGAAGCTACCGATATTCAGCCTATTTTACCAATTTAAAACATAGTGCCACCGACATTTGGAGAAGCTATAGAGCCAGAGGCGATGCCGAGAACCGAATAAAAGAACTCAAGAACGATTTTGGAGCAGAAAGTTTTAATTTAAAAGGTTTTTTTGCAACAGAAGCAGCACTAATCTTTGTGATGATTGCTTATAATCTCATGTCCCTGTTCCGCTTCTTTGTGTTACAAGAAAAAACCCAAAAAACATTATCCACGCTCAGATACAGAGTCTTTGCTATTGGTGCTTATTTTGAAAAAGTAAACGGAATTTTAAAACTCAAAATAGCACTCACCAAAAAACGCCGAAAATGGTTCGCCGCTCTTTGGGATTACCCCATCGACTTTAACCCCAAAAATCCTATCGCGTAA
- a CDS encoding transposase, with amino-acid sequence MDKRHKNTEIPKKRSKKNPLTKEDKKENRKISASRVLVENVIRCLKIFRILSEKYRNRRKRYGLRLNLIAALYNFQL; translated from the coding sequence TTGGATAAGCGTCATAAAAACACAGAAATTCCTAAAAAACGCTCTAAGAAAAACCCTTTGACAAAAGAGGATAAAAAAGAAAATCGCAAAATATCAGCCAGTAGAGTTCTTGTAGAAAATGTGATTAGATGTTTGAAAATATTTAGAATCCTATCTGAAAAATATAGAAACAGGCGAAAAAGATATGGATTAAGACTAAATCTAATCGCAGCTTTATATAATTTTCAATTATGA